The Verrucomicrobiia bacterium DNA window ATCGGTTTTTCCAGGTGGATTTTGCGCTTGTCGAGCGACACATCGAGCTGGGTCTTGAGCGCGTCGGCAATGGCCCCGGAGGTGATTGATCCAAAGACCTTCCCATCTTCGCCGGTCTTCACAAGCAGGGTCAAGGTCACCGCCGACATGCTGCGGGCCAGTTCGCTCATGGTGTTCAGGTCGTGCGCCTCCCGTTCCGCACGCCGGCGGCGCAGGTTTTCAACCCATTTCTTGTTGCCCTGGGTGACGGGAATCGCCAGGCCCTGAGGGATAAGAAAGTTTCGGGCATAGCCTGCGGCCACATGGATGTGGTCGGACTCGGCTCCCAGGCCGACGACGTTCTTGATGAGGATGACTTCAGATTTTGGCATAACGTTGGTTCGATCGGAATTGGGCAGTTCGGGAGAATTCAAAACGGGACATCGTCCTCATCGGGCGCCGGGCCCTCGGGACCGGAGTCCACCGGCCCCGGGGCTGCCGCGACGGCACCGGCAGCCGGCCCCGAAGCGGCCGGTCCAGGGCCGGGACGGGCATCGGCGCGTCCTCCGACAAATTGAAAGTTCTCCATGACCACGCGCAGCGCCGTTCGCTTCTGACCGGAGTTCTTGTCGTCCCATTGGTCCAGCTTGAGACGCCCCTCGAGGAACAGGGGGTTCCCCTTCCGGAGATACTGGGCGATGAGCTCCGCCTGCTTTCCCCAGGCATCAATGTCCACGAAGGTCACCTCCTCACGGGCTTCGCCCGACTCGGTCTTGTACGACCGGTTGACCGCCAGACCGAGGCGGGCCACCGCCATGCCCTTGGGGGTATACCGCAA harbors:
- the rplI gene encoding 50S ribosomal protein L9 produces the protein MPKSEVILIKNVVGLGAESDHIHVAAGYARNFLIPQGLAIPVTQGNKKWVENLRRRRAEREAHDLNTMSELARSMSAVTLTLLVKTGEDGKVFGSITSGAIADALKTQLDVSLDKRKIHLEKPIHTLGEHEVDLRLHADVRCALKIVVKSSSPLPVPPPPDSKAEVQKTEKRGHRPGPTAAAPAKKGS
- the ssb gene encoding single-stranded DNA-binding protein — its product is MASYNKVILLGNLTRDPELRYTPKGMAVARLGLAVNRSYKTESGEAREEVTFVDIDAWGKQAELIAQYLRKGNPLFLEGRLKLDQWDDKNSGQKRTALRVVMENFQFVGGRADARPGPGPAASGPAAGAVAAAPGPVDSGPEGPAPDEDDVPF